tcccgtgccacccaacgtgctctagatggtgtaagtcaactaccctggccagcaagatctccggatctgtcccccattgagcatgtttgggactggatgaagcgtcgtctcacgcggtctgcacgtccagcacgaacgctggtccaactgaggcgccaggtggaaatggcatggcaagccgttccacaggactacatccagcatctctacgatcgtctccatgggagaatagcagcctgcattgctgcgaaaggtggatatacactgtactagtgccgacattgtgcatgctctgttgcctgtgtctatgtgcctgtggttctgtcagtgtgatcatgtgatgtatctgaccccaggaatgtgtcaataaagtttccccttcctgggacaatgaattcacggtgttcttatttcaatttccaggagtgtagttctaatggaatgttgtctactcctggggccttgtttcgacttagttattttagtgctctgtcaaactcttccacgcagtatcatgtctcccatttcatcttcatctacgtgctcttccatttccataatattgtcctcaagttcatcgcccttgtatagaccctctatatactccttccacctttctgctttcccttctttgcttaaaaatgagtttccatctgagctcttgatattcatacaagtggttctcttttcaccaaaggtctctttaatttatccctattgatatatgcctctacatccttacatttgtcctctagccatccctgcttagccattttgcacttcctgtcgatctcatttttgagacgtttgtattcctttttgcctgtttcgcttgctgcgtttttatattttctcctttcatcaattaaattcaatatttcttctgttaaccaaggatgtctactagccctcgtcgttttacctacttgatcttctgctaccttgactatttcatctctcaaagccacccaatcttcttatactgtatttctttcccccgttctttctctaatgctctttctgaaactctgaaTTGTGTTACATCTTCCAAAAAACGGAAgtttataaattattaatttgagTCATGGATAGTTCTTACAATGAACAATTATGTATGATGTTATGTAACAGTTTTGTGAACTTCAGTGGATGTAGAGAGATCTTGTGACTTTGTGGCTATTGAACAACAAGAAGTGGAAATAAACGGCAGATATGCgaaaattaaacaaaaactttTGGCTATGCTAATGAAAACTAAGAACCTTTTTTTAACAAGTTTCAGCAGACGCTGACACTCAAGTTCAAGGTAAGTAAAACCTTTCAAATTGTCATAGAGCTCTCTCCTTAAAGTTTATGCACAGTTTACTGCATTGACAGTTGTATTCAGTAGTTCGCAATGCATTCTGGAACTGCTATCTGTAAAGttaatacatgagaatgtaactcTATACAGGGATGAGGGTGTGAAGCGGGTTGGGGGAGTTTGAGCCAGGATACAAAGATTTTTTGAATGAATTTTTAACATAAACTCTATTTTTCAGAAATACACTATTATATGAAAATATGCTTAACACGAGAATGTAATCAGTAAGTGAGCAACACTGGATAATTAGCTAATATGCTAGATCTAagcaacagcaacagcacaatgcacgtcacCTTACTGCATTCAGGATGTATAGCCTGCATCTCAAACAACCAGGTTCACTGTGGTGGCAACACATGTCGAAGGGTGCTGCACTTGCAGCCAATGAAGGTGCTCCTCAGCTGGTGCAGCAGCTCCTCGAATGTCAGACGAAGCTGATGAAGTGACTCCTCTTGCTTCACTTGCAGCTCGTACAGATTCTGCTCCAGTTTCTGCAAGTCTTCACTCGACTCGCACTGTGAATATACACATAGAGGCTTTATAATGAGGAAATACCATAGTCACCATGTTGATTAAGACGCCATcagacacagacacaaacacactcatctacacgcacatacacacttacacacacacacacacacacacacacacacacacgacaaactGTAAGAAACACATCACAGTTCCGATGTCTTATATAATTGAGGGATACATTAAACTGAGCTGTGTTTTACTGAGAGTTAGTAAGCAGAGTTCAGAGTTACATTAGCACAGGTGAACTGACAATCTTGCATGAACAATCTCCATCGTTTCTACAGGCCATCTGTCCATCTCAGACGCGAAAAGAAGGGGCATCTGGGGACATATCACAGATCAGTCAGATGTAAGGATTTATAAGAACACGATGATGGCAAATGATGACGCCCAACAGAAACACCAAAATCATATTTGCTGTTACATCATATTAAAAATGCGCTGAACTTGTTTATTTATGAAGCATTAGATGTAGTTCTTTAGAGTGAGTTCAAAATGGACAAAAATGTACAAGGATGCACTTGCATCACTGTAGCTCACGAGGACTTTGCCTATCTGAGTCAGTGTTCAGACTGACAGAAAAACTGCAGTTATACGTCATTTCCTGAACAACTGGAAAGACTATGTGTTAACagccaaacccgattttaggatgaactagtttcgcctaggtcgaactcgttcatcctgttaccgataggatacgacagtttagcctaggtcgaatcgtTTTATCATAGTAAGAATTTACATGCCTCAGGGTAAACTTGTACGTCCTAGTCTAAACTAATTTCACCTAGTTTGTATCTTCTACAAGATTTTCAAAGTAAACtgaacaaaggaatagaaataaaatagttaATTAGTTATTTTTTAACTAATCAGCAATTTCACATCTATCACTAGATCGACTTACATATACCCATCCACAGAAATCTTCTTATCTGCAATTtggttatttacttatttttccaaGGTTTACTTTGGAGGCACTTAGAATTGCAGAGTACTTTTTTTTCTTACAGTTgcatttgttgtacagtttttcatgcaactACATTTCACGAAGCCTTCCctgatccaacagaatgttttgtggctgcagtccttaaagatatttcaatatccTGGTTAACATCTCTCACATCTAAAAACTTCTGCATGCAGACGTCGaaatcagttttaaaaataaaaaagaagttacaacaaatattatttaatattttattacaaaaattatggaaaattttaataaatttgtatatgcaataatgtttttgaagtatGCCATGTTTGGTGCCACCTTTGTACAGgccctcatcagtcttttgaagtattactccacTTATGTTTCCAAGGTCACCTCTATCTACATCTGGAATAGGTATGGTTACGTTGTCTCCACTGTCAGTTGGTGGATGAgatttgtcagaggaagctttcattcttttagcttgtttttttttaaattttctgtcgcaATTTTTCTAGCGTTTTGAATGTCGTTTGTGTCAATTTCCATGAtgttatcatcatcactgtcttcgtactgttcattattgctgtcatcttcgattgccttctttacgtcatcttcatcctgaatatcatttatgatttcttgaggCAACGAGGAAGTGGAAAGTCTTACTCCAGGTTCGATTGCGATTAATGCTTTGTAAGGTGATTGTCTTATGCCAGAGTGGTGAGCTCGATTTTTCATGAATTGGACATACCTTAATCCTTCTGACCACTTCGTCGAATTGTTGTCTTTTAACCAAGAAGttatcatattttcaatgtcttggaTGGCACGTTCATCAGATGCCTGACTCTGGCTGTGCCTCGGTTTTCCACgcacaattttcagttctgaccaaagctttgcgagttcacttataacattattgacaaattctctGCCATTATCAGATTGAAGAATGCACGGCGTCCCTACAATTAGGAATATATCATTCAAATGATAAGCCTcttcttcagccctctttgatgttaacgttagaaggagaacaaattttgtgagatggtcttggtaaactagaatgaattttaaattcccgTCTGGTTATGTTTGGAAATCAATCAGATCTACTTGGCATCTGCTATTAATTTCCGAGTGGAGAATTGGCTTTGAATCTagccctcttttcttttttgtcttcttttgttgacaaacatcacaCATTATAAATAGAGGCATACCATTTCCTTTGTGAtgttggcatatttttttgatgtctCGGCTAACATCCTATCGCGACCACCATGACGCACGGCTATATGAGCAGCGCCAATCACATCATCATAAGGTTCATCAACTGGAACAAGGTATTTTATATTCACTTCACACCGTGCAATGAGTTTTTTCACATCTCCAATTTTCAAAAAAACCAAccgtttcagtcttcttttttgtaatgatgttcttttttccaatttttcCGCGTCTTCTACTTGTTCGACCAAACCCGCATATTCGACTACTGATAAAACATTGTAATGAGAAGACattttgttttcactctgcaaaatttccTGCATAAACTTTTCTCTTCGCAGATTTTGATTGGTATGTCTACTACACGAAGGCTCCTCCATGATGAAAGGCCTCACAATAATTATACtaggattataataaaatcctTTAAACGCAACCAGCAACTCAACACGCGTACTCGTCGATTCAAAATAccgttcaaaacaaagaacagtgcgaAAAGAGAGCGGTTGGCAGGCGAGAGGGCCGAGCCAGAGATGATTCGGGGATCCCTCGTTCGTACAGGCAGCGACATGCGTTCCgactaggcaaaattagttcagaTTAGGATGTACCATTttaaattctaactaggataaaaCGATTCGACTTAGGCTAAACTATTTTATCttatcggtaacaggatgaacgagtttgacctaggcaaaactagttcatcctaaaatcgggtttggccAGTAACATATGCACTATTCTCCTGGTTCgattagccgaccgctgtggccgagcggttctagtagcttcagtctggaaccgctctaccgctgcggtcgcaggttcgaatcccgcctcggacatggatgtgtgtgatgtccttaggttagttaggcttaagtagttctaagttctaggcgactgaagacctcagatatatATATTGTGcatattgtgctcagagccatttgaatctcttgAACCAGGTTCGATTTTCTATATAGGCTTGCAAAGGAAAGATCTGAGCGATATATTCCGATTTTCAAATCTAACTCTAAGGGTTTCTTGTGGTGATCTAGTTTTATTCTGTACTCTATCATTTCACTCCACTTTATCGTTCATTTTTGTATACTGTCAGCAATATTTAGCCTTCTTGTATGTCTAAAACTTAAGAGTTTTTTAATTATAGAATACGATTCACTAACAATTAAGTAATTACTCTTTCCAAGAccaagatactagaaggtatcagatagattatataacggtaagacagagatttaggacccggttttaaattgtaagacatttccaggggcagatttggactctgaccacaatctattggttatgaactgtagattaaaactgaagaaactgcaaaaaggtggaaatttaaggagatgggacctggataaactgactaaaccagaggttgtacagagttaccgaagaggaatgggtagctttgagggatgaagtagtgaaggcagcagaggatcaagtaggtaaaaagatgggggctagtagaaatccttgggtaacagaagaaatattgaatttaattgatgaaaggagaaaatataaaaatgcagtaaatgaagcaggcaaaaaggaatacaaacgtttcaaaaatgagatcgacaggaagtgcaaaatggctaagcagggatggttagaggacaactctaaggatgtagaggcttatctcactaggtgtaagatagatactgcctacaggaaaatgaaagagacctttgtagaaaagagaaccacttgtgtatatatcaagagctcagatggaaacccagttctaagcgaagaagggaaagcagaaaggtggaaggagtatatagagggtctatacaaggacgatgtacttgaggacaatattatggaaatggaagaggatgtagatgaagatgaaatggcagatacgatactgcgtgaagagttcgacagagcactgaaagacctgagtcgaaacaaggccctggagtagacaacattccattagaactactgacggccttgggagagccagtcctgacaaaactcgaccatctggtaagcaagatgtatgacacaggcgaaatatcctcagacttcaagaagaatataataattcccatcccaaagaaagcaggtggtgacagatgtgaaaattaccgaactatcagtttaataagtcacagctgcaaaatactaacacgaattctttacagacgactggaaaaactggtagaagttgacctcggggaagatcagtgtggactccatagaaatgctggaacacgtgaggcaatactgaccttacaacttatcttagacgaaagattaaggaaaggcaaacctacgtttctagcatttgtagacttagagaaagcttttgacaatgttgactggaatactctctttcaaattctgatggtggcagggataaaatacagggagcgaaaggctatttacaatttgaacagaaaccagatggcagtcgagggacatgaaaggaaggcagtggttgggaagggcatgagacggggttgcagcctctccccaatgttattcaatctgtgtattgagcaagcagtaaaggtaacaaaagaaaaattcggaataagaattaaaatccaaggagaagaaataaaaactttgaggtttgccgatgacaccgttattctgtcagagacagcaaaggacctggaagagcagttgaacggaatggacagtgtcttgaaaggagggtataagatgaaaattaacaaaagcaaaacgaggataatggaatgtagtcgaattaagtcgggtgattctgagggaattagattaggaaatgagacacttaaagtagtaaaggagttttgctattttggggagcaaaataactgatgatggtcgaagtagggaagatataaaatgtagactggcaatggcaaggaaagcgtttctgaagaagaaaaacttgttaacatcgagtattgatttaagtgtcaggaaggagtttctgaaagtatttgtatggagtgtagccatgtatggaagtgaaacatggacgataaatagtttggacaagaagagaatagaacctttcgaaatgtggtgctacagaagaatgctgaagattagatgggtagaccacataactaatgatgaagtattgaacagaattggggagaagaggagtttgtggcacaacttgacaaaaagaagggaccgattagtaggacatgttctgaggcatcaagggaccacaaatttagcattggagggcagcgtggagggtaaaaatcgtagagggagaccaagagatgaatacactaagcagattcagaaggatgtaggttgcagtaagtactgggagatgaagaagcttgcacaggatagggtagcatggagagctgcatcaaaccagtctcaggactgaagaccacaacaacaacaacatgaccaaGGAGCTAAGAAaagtacaaaccatacaaaataaaccataaaaaattatacCGCAACAGATGGGTCTTCTACTATCGGTCCAGCACGTCCAGGAGGTCCGGGAGGTCCAACTGGCCCAGGAATTCCAGGTGGTCCAGGTGTTCCAGGTCGCCCGGGATCGCCCTTCCTCCCCGGTGGCCCGGGAACACCAACATATCCAGGTCTACCAGGTTCTCCGGGAGGGCCGGGAGGGCCTACCCGTCTGTCTGCAACAGACCTGGCCACTGTCATGCAGTCTTACAATTAGCACTGTCTTTACTCAAACTAATGCAGTCATAACGGTAGAAACTAGTGAGACTACCTGTTGAGGGGAAAGCTCTTTGAGGTACACCGTAGGAGTTTAAAAAAGTAACATAAGTACCAAATTATAAGAAGTTAATATCTATAACTCAGACATTTACCTTGACATATGATATGCTAGAAGCAATACAtaagtaattattattttgtaactTGAGTAGAGTTTTAGACTGTATGAATCATGAGACACAGCAGACCCAACCGCATACTGAAACAGCGTCATACTGTTTGCATAACCAGGACTCGCCTGTAAAGACGACATGGTGCCACTGCTGtgtttgtaattgttgtttttCGCATCTTTGTGGCGCTACTCTCTCTGCTACCACTTCAAAGGAAGCCAGAACAGTGGTCGGCCTACTGACTGCAGTGCTGCAGACATCAGCACACTGCGCCTGTTGATACCGGTCTTGCTGTAAACAAGCGCATTTGTTCATGGAAGGTATGTGACCCGCCTATACGGTGCTACATGAACGAGAACCCACTGTCTCGACTCTCGGGCGCTAGTGGAGTGGAGTCGTTGAGAAAGTGCATGGCGttggataggttaggttaggttaggttagtgtttaacgtcccgtcgacaacgaggtcattagagacggagcacaagctcgggttagggaaggattgggaaggaaatcggccgtgccctttcaaaggaaccatctcggcatttgcctgaaaatcacggaaaacctaaatcaggatggctggagacgggattgaaccgtcgtcctcccgaatgcgagtccattgtgctaccactgcgccacctcgctcggtggcgttGGATATGTCGCTCCTGTATCAATCGCTCTCATATTCGCATGAGAGTCTTGTTATTTCGACCACACCAAACAGCAGTATGACGGAATGATGAACAGCAGTCTCAATAGGCGACGATATCGCCGCTGCCACTGTCGAATTCTGAAATGTGCTTCTTACAAACAACATCAAATGCGATTTCTTAATGAGAACTGGCTATGTGTTTTTTGCCTTACGTACAGAATATACTCCTACCTATTTTGTGGGGtctcactgaaatgctaatcatttgcatatcccatcaTGTAGTGGACTTCTTGCTAATTTGACATTGCTTGCCTGTCACCTTCGTGGCGTTCcacttttaatggtcagcagtttaTACATGTATAGCAATAGAATCAGACCACTACCAAATTGAAATGAATAGTTATACATGTGTATTTGTTATTGAATATTGCTTTCTGACATATGCAGTTTATTACTAATGCTGAACCACAAAATAATTTACTGGGCACAACTGAGTAAAACTGAGACACCTACCATGGCTAATGCAAGAGAGTACAGAAGCAGGTCACACCAGAGTCGACTGGATGCTGTTATATCGACAGTCTGCTGATACAAGAACTATCGCTATGACGCCAGGCAATTACCAAATCACAGGCAGCTGAGGGACCAGTATTGTAACATCAGCAGAAAGGCAGAGCAACTGCTGTGTTGGTTACCTGTTTCCTTCACATCCAAGCAAGATTTTTCTGTGGTTTAAATGATAGAAATTGATGCTGTAGCAAAATAAGGGTGTGTCAGGTTCGTATAAATACTCTTCGTTTTTAGTCAAAGGTATCACACTCTGCCAGCCACCAGTCCTGAGGATTTACCTAAGTCAGTCCGCATGTCTATGAGTCTGTGGGTCTGTGAGTCACCCTACCTGTTCTCTGCCACTACCCTGCTGCTGACGAAGACTGATGCTGTGACCTTAgcttacttcagcttctatcctggTGGTCTATAGCTTGAGCCAGTGGCTATGCGGCCATTCATCCACAATCGCCCGTGGAGGACAACTCCTTGCTGCTTGCCTCTACTTGCGTGACCAGCCACCTCTGCTGCTGTCAGCCGTGTCACTCGCTCTGGATCCAGGACATAGTTCAGAACGCAC
This genomic interval from Schistocerca cancellata isolate TAMUIC-IGC-003103 chromosome 3, iqSchCanc2.1, whole genome shotgun sequence contains the following:
- the LOC126176850 gene encoding collagen alpha-2(IX) chain-like — its product is MSAASTPLCALALLILLSVSMVVGGAPPPQPPEDNEDRRVGPPGPPGEPGRPGYVGVPGPPGRKGDPGRPGTPGPPGIPGPVGPPGPPGRAGPIVEDPSVACESSEDLQKLEQNLYELQVKQEESLHQLRLTFEELLHQLRSTFIGCKCSTLRHVLPPQ